One Podarcis raffonei isolate rPodRaf1 chromosome 3, rPodRaf1.pri, whole genome shotgun sequence genomic region harbors:
- the ZNF451 gene encoding E3 SUMO-protein ligase ZNF451 isoform X4, which yields MHCYRKFDNRHLLLGHLQRFDHSPCDPSITLHGCPADAFACIVCNRRFPTSQQYNEHVSSKASEGDGHEKKYPPQHIQCFACPCCFLLFSMRDECLQHMSEKNHFSQAFKLSDKATQPQPLPFPTYAKNLLISLCKEIPFQVKCTSCHQVLRSHVELTAHFRTRCRDAGPVTLSKKRICQVAEVFKAKGFCHTCSELFINDTHIRQHISKTLHKVKVFTTMEESILTVCHVNEKNKSASHLQKNSSFLKSSPLKRPSDSIESVGDEKKTVSKRIKDSEGRSQEVSSAPAVKTWVCQCELAFPSEELVENHIFSENRICRKCAVCGKLAENASVIRLHMSRFHGGAHLTNFVFWCQVCNVALQKVDDVKAHVTEYHGVHSFYREDAAAAAEDATAEDATASSGALYGSSLEQKDRTPSPMEQSPPLSPMDVSMSHQWQCCMCEELFDSEDSVKQHCVSLESHHFHRYSCDLCKMTFRKNETFHRHCQDKHNGVIKVKYFCGFCGDLFFDAEEKFLLHFKGFHSTDYICVSEEAGTSIKSTEIVEESNRLNCGCREKYLSKENRKADYKRCQKALLEKGNLWFRCTLCSSTAQSFPDVMAHLMTHSEQKPDQELYIVRCGACNKNFNDIGIAHQHFHSKHCFPQKPQLAPTQAGSDVFQISPGGSCVDKKPENLMLSEDKTAASASEKRRPGELPKEQVKKPHSEELGLDYRDLPDLDYLCTMTHIIMMDLDNWGNLFHQLPATLNQGTFIWGFQGGHNNWKPPVNCKIFNYLNKIGCFFLHPHCGTRREAADFAICVHVGRLDEHLPKHIPFTILSGDKSFLELEDQLKMTQRTTRILDPHKIDADMMYALLNSISDTAKENEVVDTRMAVEQVSEVTKDQNDAEEDAAFQEAIKRSMEEM from the exons ATGCATTGCTACAGAAAATTTGACAACAGGCATCTTCTCCTGGGCCACCTTCAGAG GTTTGATCATTCTCCATGCGATCCATCAATTACACTACATGGATGTCCAGCTGATGCATTTGCCTGCATAGTCTGCAACAGAAGATTCCCCACGTCTCAGCAGTATAATGAGCACGTTTCTTCTAAG GCAAGTGAAGGTGATGGCCATGAAAAGAAATACCCTCCTCAGCATATTCAGTGCTTTGCATGTCCATGTTGCTTTCTCCTTTTTAGCATGAGAGATGAGTGTCTGCAGCATATGTCTGAAAAGAATCACTTCTCTCAGGCTTTTAAACTCAGTG ATAAAGCAACACAACCACAACCTTTGCCATTCCCAACTTATGCAAAGAATCTTCTGATCTCCTTGTGCAAAGAAATCCCGTTCCAAGTGAAGTGCACATCCTGCCATCAGGTGTTGCGTTCTCATGTGGAGCTAACAGCACACTTCAG AACTCGTTGTCGTGATGCTGGCCCAGTGACTCTGTCAAAGAAGCGCATCTGCCAAGTCGCCGAAGTATTTAAAGCCAAAGGTTTCTGTCACACCTGTAGCGAGCTGTTTATCAACGACACCCATATCCGTCAGCATATTTCTAAAACCCTACACAAGGTTAAAGTATTCACCACGATGGAAGAATCCATCTTGACAGTATGCCATGTCAACGAAAAGAATAAAAGTGCCTCTCATCTACAGAAGAATAGCAGCTTTTTAAAATCTTCTCCTCTGAAGAGACCTTCGGACTCGATTGAATCCGTTGGTGATGAGAAGAAAACAGTTTCAAAACGAATAAAGGATTCGGAAGGCAGAAGCCAAGAGGTTAGCAGTGCTCCAGCCGTCAAAACCTGGGTGTGTCAGTGCGAGCTGGCATTTCCTTCTGAGGAGCTGGTAGAAAACCACATTTTTTCCGAGAACAGAATCTGCCGCAAATGTGCAGTGTGCGGCAAGCTTGCGGAAAATGCAAGCGTCATCCGTTTGCACATGAGCCGGTTCCATGGAGGAGCTCACTTGACTAATTTCGTCTTCTGGTGTCAGGTCTGCAATGTAGCTCTTCAGAAAGTAGATGACGTTAAGGCCCATGTGACAGAATATCATGGTGTGCACAGCTTTTACCGtgaggatgctgctgctgctgctgaggatgCTACAGCTGAGGATGCTACAGCATCTTCTGGTGCACTGTACGGTAGTTCACTTGAACAGAAAGACCGAACTCCTAGCCCTATGGAGCAGTCTCCACCTTTGAGCCCCATGGATGTGTCAATGTCTCACCAATGGCAGTGCTGCATGTGCGAGGAGCTCTTTGACTCTGAAGACAGCGTGAAGCAGCACTGTGTGTCATTAGAGAGCCACCACTTCCACAGGTACAGCTGTGACTTGTGCAAAATGACATTCCGGAAGAACGAAACTTTCCATCGACACTGTCAGGATAAGCATAACGGTGTCATAAAGGTCAAATACTTCTGTGGCTTTTGTGGCGACCTGTTTTTTGATGCCGAGGAGAAGTTCTTGCTTCACTTCAAGGGCTTCCATAGCACAGATTACATATGCGTGTCTGAGGAAGCGGGGACATCGATCAAGAGTACCGAAATAGTAGAAGAGAGCAATCGTCTGAACTGTGGTTGTCGGGAGAAATACTTGAGCAAAGAGAACAGGAAGGCAGATTACAAGAGGTGTCAGAAGGCCTTGCTGGAGAAGGGCAACTTGTGGTTCCGTTGCACCTTGTGCTCCTCAACAGCGCAGAGCTTTCCTGACGTGATGGCTCATCTCATGACACACTCGGAGCAAAAACCTGACCAAGAATTGTACATTGTGAGGTGTGGAGCATGCAACAAAAACTTCAACGATATTGGAATTGCCCACCAGCACTTTCACAGCAAGCACTGCTTCCCACAAAAGCCCCAGCTAGCCCCAACTCAAGCAGGAAGTGACGTCTTCCAGATTTCCCCCGGTGGATCCTGTGTAGACAAAAAGCCTGAAAACCTAATGCTTTCAGAAGACAAGACTGCAGCAAGTGCTTCAGAGAAGAGGCGGCCAGGAGAGCTACCCAAGGAGCAAGTTAAGAAGCCACATTCTGAAGAGCTTGGTCTAG ATTACAGAGATCTACCTGATCTTGATTACTTGTGTACCATGACTCATATTATTATGATGGATTTGGATAACTGGGGAAACCTTTTCCATCAGTTGCCTGCTACCCTTAACCAAGGAACTTTTATCTGGGGTTTTCAAG GTGGGCACAACAACTGGAAGCCACCTGTGAACTGCAAGATTTTTAACTACCTTAACAAGATTGGGTGTTTTTTCCTCCATCCACACTGTGGTACAAGGAGAGAGGCTGCTGACTTTGCAATCTGTGTGCAT GTGGGCCGTCTGGATGAGCATCTACCAAAGCATATTCCTTTCACTATTCTTTCGGGAGACAAAAGCTTTCTAGAGCTTGAGGATCAGCTTAAGATGACTCAGCGGACAACTCGCATTCTAGATCCTCATAAGATTGATGCCGATATGATGTATGCCTTATTGAACAGCATTTCTGATACAGCCAAAG AAAATGAAGTGGTAGATACTCGAATGGCAGTGGAGCAGGTTTCAGAAGTAACGAAGGACCAAAACG ATGCAGAGGAAGATGCAGCTTTTCAAGAGGCCATCAAGCGAAGCATGGAAGAGATGTGA